Proteins found in one Pocillopora verrucosa isolate sample1 chromosome 12, ASM3666991v2, whole genome shotgun sequence genomic segment:
- the LOC136277176 gene encoding uncharacterized protein: MPRESLTRKRKTAVLQNNVAVGKKARRSESQDAEEQLQSQPGRPANYRSKTVRKEQCKAMREQRWSDKVRNEISLGNTADNVPEGPTLRSSLPYTKAVNMDQCYVVNLEMLTTALSECVNCKQGPLDLRNSFNVRPEGVCPVLKVKCTQCEFINIVRPAEHHRTGKRGPPTFDANSRAGLGALHCGLGHTHTSGFLTTLGVPSISSSNFKKRERESGKAVEEVAKDSCNQFNEEEKRLSTTGNEEVVKLGVSYDMGWRKRGRCHDSSSGVGTAVGLHTGKVISYATRNKMCRVCDEAEKKNKEAESHDCRKNHEGSSKSMEANVAVELFSSAPKSGVIYSTYVGDDDSVTENHLKTLVNYDIDKWSDVNHASRTLGTRLYMAKGKIKGLTPNVISYIQKSFTYCVNQNKGQPSSLLEGLTSIVPHAFGKHDNCSNSWCGYKKDPEGYKHGSLPGGKDLTGEDLRATLEEAIRPFLSHDSVKKLAPAGSSQRNESVNSSIGSKAPKIRHYGGSQSSDFRTAAGIAQFNKGNRYLTLATEKMGLAQTHITEQNTDKIDKKRKRDGERKSTKEFKKARRNSRKKKNQKTNSAEKRESATYETGIGWQQSDKEKAAITNATMNDLKACLTKEEFNDYTDDLPKSNEGNSQEVSELPVIQQRSRFLHLALDIETTGLDRKSDILQISCIPPNAETKSFSVNLFPENRIIGQSATQVHGISVEFCKGRKTLLRRGKELEAVSQTQGLSDFCSFLKQQSRSFQVVLIAHNGEKFDFPVLINALRRNNLLELFLATGVVLVDSLKIVSTEMKQKGSPLYSCKSKSLSDVYEVLLKEKFDAHDAQEDATALSRILFQSPLQVSVERIQTHAVPAELFVKKMNSAQEAKSRKSTLHRLPVSEGMKEKMGKAGLDYETMQGVYKKGGTKALLAVLALPESFEQIQEKRSKPRVTKNLNILTAVVNYFVRMQS; the protein is encoded by the exons ATGCCGAGAGAATCTCTGactagaaaaaggaaaactgctgTTCTGCAGAACAACGTGGCCGTAGGAAAGAAGGCTAGACGAAGTGAATCACAG gaTGCTGAGGAGCAGCTACAGTCTCAACCAGGGCGTCCAGCTAATTACAGATCCAAAACGGTTAGGAAAGAACAATGCAAGGCAATGAGAGAGCAGCGATGGAGTGATAAAGTTAGAAATGAAATAAGTTTAGGCAATACAGCCGACAATGTTCCGGAGGGACCCACCTTGAGATCAAGTCTGCCGTACACAAAAGCGGTAAACATGGATCAGTGTTATGTGGTTAATTTGGAAATGCTAACAACCGCTTTGAGCGAGTGTGTGAATTGTAAACAAGGACCCCTAGATTTACGTAATAGTTTTAATGTTCGCCCGGAAGGAGTGTGTCCAGTACTAAAAGTTAAATGCACACAATGTGAGTTTATTAACATCGTACGCCCGGCCGAGCATCATCGTACTGGAAAAAGAGGCCCTCCCACCTTCGACGCTAATTCCCGTGCTGGGCTTGGTGCACTGCATTGTGGATTGGGACATACGCATACCTCTGGATTTCTTACAACACTTGGTGTACCATCAATTTCCTCAAGCAATTTCAAAAAGCGGGAAAGAGAAAGTGGAAAAGCAGTAGAAGAAGTGGCTAAAGATTCTTGTAATCAGTTTAATGAGGAAGAAAAGCGGTTGTCCACGACTGGAAATGAGGAAGTAGTAAAACTCGGAGTGTCGTACGATATGGGCTGGAGAAAGCGAGGACGTTGTCACGACTCGTCGTCAGGAGTGGGCACAGCAGTGGGGTTACATACCGGAAAAGTCATTAGTTATGCTACTCGCAATAAAATGTGTAGGGTTTGTGACGAAGCGgagaaaaagaataaagaagcaGAAAGCCACGACTGTCGAAAAAACCACGAAGGATCCTCGAAAAGTATGGAGGCAAACGTAGCAGTCGAGCTTTTTTCAAGCGCCCCGAAAAGTGGAGTGATTTACTCGACTTATGTGGGAGATGACGACAGTGTCACAGAAAACCATCTCAAAACGCTGGTTAACTACGACATTGATAAATGGAGTGATGTGAATCATGCAAGTCGTACACTGGGAACGAGATTATACATGGCTAAAGGAAAGATTAAAGGGTTGACTCCTAACGTGATATCCTACATCCAAAAGAGCTTCACCTACTGTGTTAACCAAAACAAGGGCCAGCCATCCTCACTACTCGAAGGGCTCACCTCTATCGTACCACACGCGTTTGGCAAACACGATAACTGCAGCAATTCCTGGTGTGGATACAAAAAAGACCCTGAAGGCTACAAGCACGGAAGTCTTCCAGGAGGCAAGGACCTGACGGGCGAAGATTTACGTGCAACCTTGGAAGAAGCTATTCGACCATTTCTTTCTCATGACTCCGTGAAAAAGCTGGCCCCAGCGGGCTCATCACAGAGAAATGAAAGTGTAAACAGTTCCATTGGCTCGAAAGCGCCGAAAATAAGACATTATGGAGGCTCGCAAAGCAGCGACTTTAGAACCGCTGCAGGAATAGCTCAGTTTAACAAAGGGAACAGATATCTGACATTAGCCACGGAAAAAATGGGTCTGGCACAGACGCATATCACAGAACAGAACACCGAcaaaattgacaagaaaaggaaaagggatGGCGAGCGAAAGTCAACAAAAGAGTTCAAAAAAGCGAGAAGAAACTctcgaaagaaaaagaatcaaaagacCAATTCTGCTGAGAAACGCGAGTCAGCAACGTACGAGACAGGGATCGGCTGGCAACAGAGCGACAAAGAGAAAGCCGCCATCACGAATGCAACCATGAACGATCTAAAGGCATGTCTGACAAAGGAGGAGTTTAATGATTATACCGATGATCTCCCAAAATCCAACGAAGGGAACAGCCAGGAAGTCTCCGAGTTACCTGTAATCCAACAACGTTCACGTTTTCTTCATTTGGCCCTCGACATAGAAACAACAGGTCTAGACCGGAAATCGGATATTCTGCAGATTTCATGCATTCCACCAAATGCTGAAACCAAATCATTTTCGGTAAACCTTTTTCCAGAAAATCGAATTATTGGCCAGTCAGCGACGCAAGTCCACGGTATAAGTGTAGAGTTTTGTAAGGGCAGAAAAACATTATTGAGAAGAGGGAAAGAACTGGAGGCCGTATCGCAAACTCAGGGTCTCAGTGATTTTTGCAGTTTCCTAAAACAGCAGTCCCGTTCCTTCCAAGTTGTCCTTATTGCACACAATGGTGAAAAGTTTGACTTCCCAGTTCTGATCAATGCTCTGAGAAGGAACAATCTCCTTGAATTGTTCCTGGCTACTGGTGTTGTCCTTGTGGACTCTCTAAAGATTGTTTCGACAGAAATGAAGCAGAAAGGTAGCCCTTTGTATTCCTGCAAGAGCAAATCTTTGTCCGACGTTTACGAAGTTttactgaaagaaaagtttgatgCACATGATGCACAAGAAGATGCTACCGCCTTGTCGCGTATTTTATTTCAGTCCCCTCTGCAAGTATCTGTTGAAAGAATTCAGACGCACGCAGTTCCTGCAGAACTGttcgtaaaaaaaatgaactcagCACAAGAGGCAAAATCCCGAAAGTCCACGCTGCATCGCCTCCCGGTCTCCGAAGGAATGAAGGAGAAAATGGGAAAGGCCGGGCTTGACTACGAAACAATGCAGGGTGTTTACAAGAAAGGTGGAACGAAAGCTCTGTTAGCGGTGCTAGCTCTTCCAGAGTCCTTTGAGCAAATTCAAGAAAAGCGGAGTAAGCCAAGGGTGACGAAAAACCTAAACATACTCACAGCAGTGGTTAACTATTTTGTACGAATGCAATCTTAG